One genomic region from Ptychodera flava strain L36383 chromosome 14, AS_Pfla_20210202, whole genome shotgun sequence encodes:
- the LOC139149482 gene encoding splicing regulator SDE2-like: MSALCTFNGQLRCVDLDDGLLYNARRLKSQICQDKGLDADDFYVVWNGKIVEDEAKLRTDAIYHVCYRLPGGKGGFGSMLRMIGAQIEKTTNREACRDLSGRRLRDVNDEKRLAEWLKKQADKERERQARKREKLERMASEPKHIFNDQKYSQQKESIMENVHDALSQGMQAAATQAAASSGSSMKRKSNGKGHSGGKKQRLWLGVDFVDSSSDDGDDDDEEEEEETEEDKEMKKLCQKYLDEMKREASMEPGSGGDGDNQASCSYKSQSSDSAPSSSRGSSGAVTGEADCVEASDAKTDTNATECGTENREGSDRTTGKGEHSLLSSLPPPRNDPETDRSADPHTGQSEENQAGEIDLEEYGSANELESLGLESLKAALMDRGLKCGGTLQERASRLFAVKGLEKHQIDPSFFAKPAKGKRKK, encoded by the exons ATGTCGGCTCTATGTACCTTCAACGGACAATTGAGATGTGTGGATTTAGATGATGGTTTGCTATACAACGCCAGAAGACTGAAAAGTCAAATATGTCAGGACAAA GGTCTAGATGCAGATGACTTTTATGTTGTATGGAATGGCAAAATTGTCGAGGATGAAGCCAAATTACGGACAGATGCCATCTATCATGTCTGTTACAGATTACCTGGAGGCAAGGGAG GGTTTGGATCAATGCTGCGTATGATTGGTGCTCAGATTGAGAAGACAACCAATCGAGAGGCATGCAGAGATCTCAGTGGGAGAAGACTACGAGATGTTAATGATGAAAAAAG GTTGGCGGAATGGCTAAAGAAGCAAGCCGACAAGGAAAGAGAGAGGCAAGCCCGGAAGAGGGAAAAACTGGAAAGGATGGCATCGGAACCAAAACACATATTCAATGACCAGAAGTATTCTCAGCAGAAGGAATCCATCATGGAAAATGTGCACGATGCATTGTCACAAG GCATGCAAGCAGCAGCCACACAGGCAGCGGCATCATCAGGATCCTCAATGAAGCGAAAATCCAATGGCAAAGGTCACAGTGGAGGAAAGAAACAACGACTTTG GTTGGGTGTTGATTTTGTCGACAGTAGCTCTGAcgacggtgatgatgatgatgaggaggaggaagaggagACGGAGGAGGAcaaggaaatgaaaaagttgTGTCAGAAATACCTAGATGAAATGAAGCGTGAGGCATCCATGGAGCCGGGCAGTGGTGGAGATGGGGACAATCAAGCCAGCTGCAGTTATAAATCACAGAGTTCAGATTCAGCTCCTAGCAGCAGTAGAGGAAGTTCTGGTGCAGTGACAGGGGAAGCTGACTGTGTGGAAGCCAGCGATGCAAAGACTGATACAAACGCAACAGAGTGTGGCACAGAAAACAGGGAAGGCAGTGACAGAACCACTGGAAAAGGTGAACACAGTCTGCTCAGCTCACTTCCTCCACCACGGAATGACCCTGAAACTGACAGATCGGCTGACCCACATACAGGACAGTCAGAAGAAAATCAG GCTGGTGAAATAGACTTGGAAGAGTACGGCAGTGCAAATGAATTAGAATCACTGGGTCTTGAAAGTCTGAAGGCTGCACTGATGGACAGAGGTCTCAAATGTGGTGGAACACTACAGGAACGTGCCAGCAGACTGTTTGCTGTGAAGGGACTAGAAAAACACCAGATTGATCCATCATTCTTTGCAAAACCAGCAAAGGGAAAACGGAAAAAGTAG